A region of the Deinococcus psychrotolerans genome:
TCTGCCGCCACCCGCGCGAACAGGCGCAGTTGATTGGCAGTGCGCCCTACCTCGCCGCGCAGCCGGGCTTCAGGCAGGCCCGTTTCTAGCATTGCCGCCGCGATTAGCTCATCTCCCCGCGCCTCGATTGCGGCGGCGGCAGTGTTCAGAAAGTCGGCCCGCTGTGTGGGCGAACTGGTAGCAAAGCCCCGTGCCGCATCTTTCGCCGCTGCCACCAGTGACTCCAGTTCCTCCGGCGTCGTGACCTCGAATGCCGGGGCCAGAGGCTGCCCCGTCGCCGGGTTCGTCGCCTGGAAGGTGCGGGCGGTCATGACCCAACTCCTGCGGAGACACGCCCGGACGCGGCCTCGATGACGGCGCGTGCTTCGGCCTTCTCGGCGTCCGTAAGCTCCAGCCGGGGGGCGCGGACGCGGGCGCTGCCGTGCCCGGTTTCCTCCTGCACAAACTTGATCAACTGCACGAACTTGTTCACCACGTCCAGTCGCAGGAGCGGCAGGAACCAGCGGTACAGTTCGGCAGCCTCTTTCGTCTTGCCGTCGCGGGCCAGCTCGAACAGGCGCACGCTTTCGGCGGGGTAGGCATTGATCAGGCCCGCGACCCAGCCGGTTGCGCCCGCCGCCACGCCCTCCACGACGGCGTCATCCAGACCCACCAGAATATCCACCGACTCGGGCAGCACGGCACGCAGGGCGGTCACGCGGCGCACGTCCCCGCTGCTTTCCTTGACGCCGCGCAGGTTGGTATGCTCTCCAGCCAGCTCGGCAATCTGCGGGGCTAAGAAATCGGTGCGGTACGCGCCGGGGTTGTTGTACAGGATCACGGGCAGATCGGTGGCCCCCACCAGCGCGGCCATGTGCGCCTTCATCTCGCGCCAGTCGCTGGTGTAGACGTAGGGCGGCAGCGCCATCAGGCCGCCGCAGCCCACGTCACGCGCCGCCTGGGCCAGCCGCACCCCGCCCGCCGTGCTGAGGCTGGCGATGCCGGGAATCACGGGCTTGCCGTCCAGCGCGTCCACCAGGGTTTCCAGCACGGCCATCTTCTCGTCCATTTCCAGCGTGTTGGTCTCGCCCAGCGAACCCAGCGGAATCATGCCGTCGCACCCGGCGGCCATCATCCAGCGGGCGTGCTCGCGCAGGAAGCCGTGATCCACGCTGCCGTCGGCATTGAAGGGCGTGGTGATGGCGGGGAAGACGCCTCGGAAGGGATGGGAGGTGGAGTGGGTCATGGTGTGGCTCCTTTGAATGAGTGGGTGAGAGGTTCGAGGATCTGAGGAATTTCGAGTGTTCACGGTGGACTGAGGGTGGTGGGTTCGTCCAGCAACTGGGCCAGCGGCAACGGCACCAGCGGAGCGCGCGCACCCTCAAACCGCCAGCCGTACAGGGTTTCGCACGCGGGGCCGCAGACCCGGCCCTGGCACACGCCCATGCCGCAGCGGGTCTGGAGCTTGGCCGCCGTCCAGCCCGCGAAACCGCGCAACTCGCCGTGCCGCACGTCCTCGCAGCGGCAGACGATAGTTGCAGGTAATGGCGTGTGCAGGCGTTCAGGACGCAACGCGAACGAGCGTTCTAGCACGCGTTGAAAGCGGCGCTGAAGATCGGCGCGGCGTGGGGCATCACGTAAACGCTCGATCTGACCGCTGGCGGCGCACCCGGCCACGAAGCCTTCCAGCAAAGCTCCGTCCACGCCACCGATGCCGCAAACTTCCCCAGCGGCGTAAACCCCCTGAATGCTCGTCGCCTGCCAGACGTTGACGCGCACCGCACCTGTATTATCGAGAGCGCAGCCCAGCAACGCGGCCACACGGGTTTCCGGCACCAGTCCAAAGCCCACCGCCAGGTAGTCGCAGTCCAGCCTGATCTCGCGTCGCCCACGCCGCAGGGTGACGCTCTGGAGCTGGTTCTGCCCACTGGCCCGCACCACAGCGCAGTCGGCCCAGTACGGCACGCCCAGCAATCCGGCGGCCAGTGCCGATGCTTCACGGGATTTACCGGGCAGCCGCGCCGCCGCCATACCGAACGCGGCCACACCCGTCAAACCTGCCTGTTCTGCCACGGCCAGCACCCGCGCCCCTTTTTGCCGTAGGCCCGCTGCCACCGCCAGCAGCAGCGGCCCCGATCCGGCCACCACCACCCGCTTGCCGCGCACGTTCAGGCCGCCCTTGCTCATGGCCTGCAAGCCGCCTGCACCAACGACTCCGGGCAGGGTCCAGCCGTCGAAGGGCAGGAAGCGTTCGTTGGCCCCGGTGGCGAGAATCACCCGTTCAGCGTGAATCTGGCGCAGTCCAGCCGCAGTGGTCACCGTCAGCGTGTGCGCCCGCTCCCGCGTTTCTGCGGCCATCACTTCCGCGCCACTCAGCACGGTGATTCCGGGGTGAGCGGCCACATCGCGCAACAAGTCGCCTGCCGTCCCCTTCTGTCCTGCTGCCGCGCCGCGCCAGATTTGACCGCCTGCACCCGGCTGGGCGTCCAGCAGCAGCACCCGCAATCCACCCTCGGCGGCAGTTCGTGCGGCCATCAGTCCGGCGGGGCCAGCGCCCACCACCAC
Encoded here:
- a CDS encoding dihydrodipicolinate synthase family protein — its product is MTHSTSHPFRGVFPAITTPFNADGSVDHGFLREHARWMMAAGCDGMIPLGSLGETNTLEMDEKMAVLETLVDALDGKPVIPGIASLSTAGGVRLAQAARDVGCGGLMALPPYVYTSDWREMKAHMAALVGATDLPVILYNNPGAYRTDFLAPQIAELAGEHTNLRGVKESSGDVRRVTALRAVLPESVDILVGLDDAVVEGVAAGATGWVAGLINAYPAESVRLFELARDGKTKEAAELYRWFLPLLRLDVVNKFVQLIKFVQEETGHGSARVRAPRLELTDAEKAEARAVIEAASGRVSAGVGS
- a CDS encoding FAD-dependent oxidoreductase → MNSEVWDAVVVGAGPAGLMAARTAAEGGLRVLLLDAQPGAGGQIWRGAAAGQKGTAGDLLRDVAAHPGITVLSGAEVMAAETRERAHTLTVTTAAGLRQIHAERVILATGANERFLPFDGWTLPGVVGAGGLQAMSKGGLNVRGKRVVVAGSGPLLLAVAAGLRQKGARVLAVAEQAGLTGVAAFGMAAARLPGKSREASALAAGLLGVPYWADCAVVRASGQNQLQSVTLRRGRREIRLDCDYLAVGFGLVPETRVAALLGCALDNTGAVRVNVWQATSIQGVYAAGEVCGIGGVDGALLEGFVAGCAASGQIERLRDAPRRADLQRRFQRVLERSFALRPERLHTPLPATIVCRCEDVRHGELRGFAGWTAAKLQTRCGMGVCQGRVCGPACETLYGWRFEGARAPLVPLPLAQLLDEPTTLSPP